The window CCTTCTTCCTGACCTTCTCCGGGATCGCATTCCAACGGGGCTGGACACCTGGCTTCTTGTCTTCCAATCCATCGAAGCCCCCAGCGTCGTATCGCTGATACCAGCCATAG is drawn from Myxococcales bacterium and contains these coding sequences:
- a CDS encoding helix-turn-helix domain-containing protein, with the protein product MRRTASEKMEIIRLVEGTDLPVRATLRQLGVARSTFYGWYQRYDAGGFDGLEDKKPGVQPRWNAIPEKVRKK